From the genome of Phoenix dactylifera cultivar Barhee BC4 unplaced genomic scaffold, palm_55x_up_171113_PBpolish2nd_filt_p 001511F, whole genome shotgun sequence, one region includes:
- the LOC103707673 gene encoding phosphatidylinositol transfer protein 3-like isoform X2: protein MLKETVKWRLKYKPEAIRWEDVAHEAATGKIYRADYSDKYGRSVLVMRPGFQNTNSAEGQIRYLVYCMENAILNLAADQEQMVWLIDFQGWTMASVSVKVTRETAHVLQDFYPERLAYGIPYNPPRIFESFWKMVKPFLEHKTYKKVKFVYSDDVASQKIMTELFDMDKLESAFGGHNPVGFDINRYAERMKEDDKKMDAFLNSRGSTFSQQQPLVSLLQQPESSVSEAHSEASSEASSSSDSELPKPEGIKNLSENEIKGQSGCKNGVASGSEIQHDMIRKSA from the exons ATGCTGAAAGAGACTGTGAAATGGAGATTGAAATACAAGCCAGAAGCCATTCGCTGG GAAGATGTTGCCCATGAAGCTGCTACTGGAAAGATTTACAGGGCTGATTACTCTGACAaatatggaagatctgttcttgTTATGAGGCCTGGATTTCAG AATACCAACTCAGCAGAAGGGCAGATCAGATACTTGGTTTATTGTATGGAGAATGCCATTTTGAACTTGGCAGCAGATCAGGAGCAGATGgtttggctcattgactttcaagGTTGGACAATGGCAAGTGTATCGGTAAAGGTGACTCGTGAAACAGCCCATGTATTACAAGACTTCTATCCTGAAAGGCTGGCCTATGGAATCCCCTATAATCCTCCAAGGATCTTTGAATCCTTCTGGAAG ATGGTAAAGCCTTTTCTGGAGCACAAGACATACAAGAAAGTAAAGTTTGTTTATTCTGACGATGTCGCCAGCCAAAAGATAATGACCGAACTCTTTGACATGGACAAACTTGAATCTGCCTTTGGTGGGCATAATCCAGTTGGATTTGACATCAACAGGTATGCTGAACGGATGAAAGAGGATGATAAAAAGATGGATGCTTTCCTAAATTCAAGGGGTTCCACTTTCTCCCAGCAACAACCACTTGTTTCACTTCTCCAACAGCCTGAATCCTCTGTATCCGAAGCACATTCAGAAGCCTCCTCTGAGGCCTCTTCATCGAGCGACAGTGAATTGCCCAAGCCTGAGGGCATCAAAAACTTGTCAGAAAATGAGATTAAAGGGCAATCTGGCTGCAAGAATGGTGTGGCTTCTGGATCAGAGATTCAGCATGATATGATTCGTAAGTCGGCTTAA
- the LOC103707673 gene encoding phosphatidylinositol transfer protein 3-like isoform X1, with protein sequence MLLRKSRSSAVEKALSPEEQQAKINEVRRIIGPLSEALPDFCSDASISRYLRSRNWNAEKASKMLKETVKWRLKYKPEAIRWEDVAHEAATGKIYRADYSDKYGRSVLVMRPGFQNTNSAEGQIRYLVYCMENAILNLAADQEQMVWLIDFQGWTMASVSVKVTRETAHVLQDFYPERLAYGIPYNPPRIFESFWKMVKPFLEHKTYKKVKFVYSDDVASQKIMTELFDMDKLESAFGGHNPVGFDINRYAERMKEDDKKMDAFLNSRGSTFSQQQPLVSLLQQPESSVSEAHSEASSEASSSSDSELPKPEGIKNLSENEIKGQSGCKNGVASGSEIQHDMIRKSA encoded by the exons ATGCTTTTGAGAAAATCAAGATCGAGTGCTGTTGAGAAAGCCTTGTCTCCTGAAGAACAGCAAGCAAAG ATAAATGAAGTTCGAAGGATTATTGGTCCATTGTCGGAAGCACTGCCAGACTTCTGTTCAGATGCTTCAATATCAAGGTACCTCCGGTCAAGAAACTGGAATGCAGAAAAGGCAAGTAAAATGCTGAAAGAGACTGTGAAATGGAGATTGAAATACAAGCCAGAAGCCATTCGCTGG GAAGATGTTGCCCATGAAGCTGCTACTGGAAAGATTTACAGGGCTGATTACTCTGACAaatatggaagatctgttcttgTTATGAGGCCTGGATTTCAG AATACCAACTCAGCAGAAGGGCAGATCAGATACTTGGTTTATTGTATGGAGAATGCCATTTTGAACTTGGCAGCAGATCAGGAGCAGATGgtttggctcattgactttcaagGTTGGACAATGGCAAGTGTATCGGTAAAGGTGACTCGTGAAACAGCCCATGTATTACAAGACTTCTATCCTGAAAGGCTGGCCTATGGAATCCCCTATAATCCTCCAAGGATCTTTGAATCCTTCTGGAAG ATGGTAAAGCCTTTTCTGGAGCACAAGACATACAAGAAAGTAAAGTTTGTTTATTCTGACGATGTCGCCAGCCAAAAGATAATGACCGAACTCTTTGACATGGACAAACTTGAATCTGCCTTTGGTGGGCATAATCCAGTTGGATTTGACATCAACAGGTATGCTGAACGGATGAAAGAGGATGATAAAAAGATGGATGCTTTCCTAAATTCAAGGGGTTCCACTTTCTCCCAGCAACAACCACTTGTTTCACTTCTCCAACAGCCTGAATCCTCTGTATCCGAAGCACATTCAGAAGCCTCCTCTGAGGCCTCTTCATCGAGCGACAGTGAATTGCCCAAGCCTGAGGGCATCAAAAACTTGTCAGAAAATGAGATTAAAGGGCAATCTGGCTGCAAGAATGGTGTGGCTTCTGGATCAGAGATTCAGCATGATATGATTCGTAAGTCGGCTTAA